The following proteins are co-located in the Streptomyces sp. NBC_00435 genome:
- a CDS encoding YigZ family protein, giving the protein MKADQYVTVAREGVHESEINRSRFLCALAPAATEREAQEFVARIRKEHPTASHNCFAYVIGADASVQKASDDGEPGGTAGVPMLQMLTRRDIRYAVAVVTRYYGGVKLGAGGLIRAYGGVVGEALDALGTVTRHRYRLATVTVDHQRAGKAENDLRSTGRTVVDVRYGAAVEIEVALPEADLPAFEAWLADSTAGSATLALGGETYAP; this is encoded by the coding sequence GTGAAGGCAGACCAGTACGTGACGGTGGCCCGTGAGGGCGTGCACGAGTCCGAGATCAACCGCTCGCGGTTCCTGTGCGCGCTCGCGCCCGCCGCGACCGAGCGGGAGGCGCAGGAGTTCGTCGCACGGATCCGCAAGGAGCACCCCACCGCCTCGCACAACTGCTTCGCCTACGTCATCGGCGCCGACGCCTCCGTCCAGAAGGCCAGCGACGACGGCGAGCCCGGCGGTACCGCCGGGGTGCCGATGCTGCAGATGCTGACGCGCCGGGACATCCGCTACGCGGTCGCCGTCGTCACCCGCTACTACGGCGGCGTGAAACTCGGCGCGGGCGGGCTCATCCGGGCCTACGGAGGTGTCGTCGGCGAAGCCCTCGACGCCCTCGGCACCGTCACCCGCCACCGCTACCGGCTGGCCACCGTCACCGTCGACCACCAGCGGGCCGGCAAGGCCGAGAACGACCTGCGGTCCACCGGACGGACCGTGGTGGACGTGCGCTACGGCGCCGCCGTGGAGATCGAGGTCGCCCTGCCCGAGGCCGACCTGCCGGCCTTCGAGGCCTGGCTCGCCGACAGCACCGCCGGGAGCGCCACCCTCGCGCTGGGCGGGGAGACGTACGCGCCCTGA
- a CDS encoding CoA-binding protein, with amino-acid sequence MYGDPATIRKVLTELGDTWAVVGLSNNQDRAAYRVAEVLQRYGKRVVPVHPKAETVHGEQGYSSLEAIPFKVDVVDVFVNSALAGAVADEAVAKGAEAVWFQLNVVDEAAFDRTRTAGLDMVMDRCPAIEIPAL; translated from the coding sequence GTGTACGGCGATCCGGCAACCATCCGCAAGGTCCTCACCGAGCTCGGCGACACCTGGGCCGTGGTGGGCCTGTCCAACAACCAGGACCGGGCCGCGTACCGCGTGGCCGAGGTGCTCCAGCGGTACGGCAAGCGCGTGGTCCCCGTGCACCCCAAGGCCGAGACGGTCCACGGCGAGCAGGGCTATTCCTCGCTCGAGGCGATCCCGTTCAAGGTGGACGTGGTGGACGTCTTCGTGAACAGCGCCCTGGCGGGAGCGGTCGCCGACGAGGCCGTCGCCAAGGGCGCGGAAGCGGTCTGGTTCCAGCTGAACGTGGTCGACGAGGCCGCCTTCGACCGCACGCGCACGGCCGGACTGGACATGGTCATGGACCGCTGCCCGGCGATCGAGATCCCCGCGCTCTGA
- a CDS encoding helix-turn-helix domain-containing protein, with the protein MSDLEQLTQALGRNLRRWRSERGFTLEALAARAGVSRGMIIQIEQARTNPSVGTTVKLADALGVSITTLLDYDRGPRVQVVLPGQGVRMWSTERGSGARMLLGDDRRGPVEMWTYRLEPGEGTASDPHPPGTFEMLHVTEGALTLVVAGEEYAVPAGGAVSFEADAPHAYRNEGPAPLEMTMAVSIPPVAGHA; encoded by the coding sequence GTGTCGGACCTCGAACAGCTCACCCAGGCGCTCGGCCGGAACCTCAGGCGCTGGCGCTCGGAGCGCGGCTTCACCCTGGAGGCCCTCGCGGCCCGTGCGGGAGTGAGCCGCGGCATGATCATTCAGATCGAGCAGGCCCGTACGAACCCCAGTGTCGGCACCACGGTCAAACTGGCCGACGCGCTCGGCGTGAGCATCACCACCCTGCTCGACTACGACCGCGGGCCGCGGGTGCAGGTGGTGCTGCCGGGGCAGGGCGTGCGGATGTGGTCCACGGAGCGCGGGAGCGGCGCCCGCATGCTGCTCGGTGACGACCGGCGCGGGCCGGTGGAGATGTGGACCTACCGCCTGGAGCCGGGCGAGGGGACCGCCTCGGACCCGCATCCGCCCGGCACCTTCGAGATGCTGCACGTCACGGAGGGGGCACTGACGCTGGTGGTCGCCGGCGAGGAGTACGCCGTGCCGGCCGGAGGAGCCGTCTCCTTCGAGGCCGACGCCCCGCACGCCTACCGCAACGAGGGTCCCGCTCCGCTGGAGATGACCATGGCGGTCTCCATCCCGCCGGTGGCCGGTCACGCCTGA
- a CDS encoding DMT family transporter has protein sequence MTALFALATAVLWGLADFGGGLLTRRIPALTVVVASQVLAVVALGAVVLGTGAWREAGPQLWFAVAAGAVGPVAMLSFYKALALGPMGVVSPLGSIGVVVPVTAGLLLGERPGIGQFAGIAVAVAGIVLAGGPELRGAPVQRQAVVLTLVAAFGFGAVMALIAPASSTVPGLFLALFVQRVTNVAVGGTALWVRTRRGTPALPADAGGMRLLWGLLPALAFVGLADVAANGTYSVAAQHGPVTVAAVLSSLYPVITALAAFAVLKERLRTVQAAGAGLALAGTVLLAAG, from the coding sequence ATGACCGCCCTGTTCGCCCTGGCCACAGCCGTCCTCTGGGGCCTCGCCGACTTCGGCGGCGGGCTGCTGACCCGCCGGATACCGGCCCTCACCGTGGTGGTCGCCTCCCAGGTCCTCGCGGTCGTCGCACTCGGTGCCGTGGTGCTGGGCACCGGCGCCTGGCGGGAGGCCGGACCGCAGCTCTGGTTCGCGGTCGCGGCGGGCGCGGTCGGGCCCGTCGCGATGCTCAGCTTCTACAAGGCCCTCGCCCTCGGCCCGATGGGCGTGGTCTCCCCGCTCGGCTCGATCGGCGTCGTGGTACCGGTGACCGCCGGGCTGCTGCTCGGCGAACGGCCCGGCATCGGCCAGTTCGCCGGTATAGCGGTGGCCGTCGCGGGCATCGTCCTGGCGGGCGGACCCGAGCTGCGCGGCGCTCCCGTGCAGCGGCAGGCGGTCGTCCTCACCCTCGTCGCGGCCTTCGGCTTCGGCGCGGTGATGGCCCTGATCGCACCGGCCTCCTCCACCGTGCCCGGCCTGTTCCTCGCGCTCTTCGTGCAGCGCGTCACCAACGTCGCCGTCGGCGGCACCGCCCTGTGGGTGCGGACCCGGCGCGGCACCCCGGCCCTCCCGGCGGACGCGGGCGGCATGCGGCTCCTGTGGGGGCTGCTCCCGGCGCTCGCCTTCGTCGGGCTGGCCGACGTCGCGGCGAACGGCACCTACTCCGTGGCCGCCCAGCACGGCCCGGTCACCGTGGCCGCCGTACTATCCTCGCTCTACCCGGTCATCACCGCACTGGCCGCCTTCGCCGTCCTCAAGGAACGCCTGCGCACCGTCCAGGCGGCGGGCGCCGGCCTGGCCCTGGCGGGCACGGTCCTGCTGGCGGCCGGCTAG
- a CDS encoding GNAT family N-acetyltransferase, translated as MSTVLTVAATPSAAGLVLRPWEPGDAGALVEAYRDPAMRHWQTERVGGVEDAERWLEAQRLGRESGDRLGFAVYEAPREAPYGSRLVAGAMLKRTAAGPGALEAGYWTVAGARGRGVASRALGALTAWAFEAFAADGLERIELLHQMDNAASCRVAEKTGYALERILPAAPPAFPLDGHLHVRRARSGVLGVRSQGLSSCGRREFDGRP; from the coding sequence GTGAGCACCGTGCTCACCGTCGCGGCGACCCCTTCCGCGGCCGGACTGGTGCTGCGGCCGTGGGAGCCCGGCGACGCCGGGGCGCTGGTCGAGGCGTACCGGGACCCCGCGATGCGGCACTGGCAGACGGAGCGCGTCGGCGGCGTCGAGGACGCGGAGCGGTGGCTGGAGGCCCAGCGGCTCGGCCGCGAGAGCGGCGACCGGCTGGGCTTCGCCGTGTACGAGGCCCCGCGCGAAGCCCCGTACGGGAGCCGGCTGGTCGCCGGCGCGATGTTGAAGCGGACCGCCGCCGGTCCGGGTGCGCTGGAGGCCGGCTACTGGACGGTGGCCGGCGCCCGGGGCCGGGGCGTGGCCTCCCGAGCCCTCGGAGCCCTCACGGCCTGGGCGTTCGAGGCCTTCGCGGCCGACGGCCTGGAGCGGATCGAACTGCTGCACCAAATGGACAACGCGGCATCCTGCCGGGTCGCGGAGAAGACCGGCTACGCCCTGGAACGGATCCTCCCCGCGGCTCCGCCAGCCTTCCCCCTGGACGGGCACCTGCACGTCCGGCGCGCACGGTCGGGCGTCCTGGGAGTGCGGAGTCAGGGCCTGTCGTCGTGCGGCAGACGGGAGTTCGACGGCAGGCCCTAG
- a CDS encoding acyltransferase, whose translation MAKNQNTFSSLTALRRRLAGRAAHAGWRWVQRAGAVTAQTPGGLRFGAIGHGTRLAFPQGTVFGAPWIRLGDHCIIGEQVTLTAGMMPDLDLGAEPVLVLGNGVVIGRDSHVIADTRITIGNDTFCGPGVYITSTNHSYDDPHQPVGKQWPRSAPVEIGPGCWLGTGSVILPGARLGRNVVVAAGAVVRGEVPDHAVVAGAPARIVRRWEPGTGWQPPLRTPAPVPIPDGVTPEQLRALADLSDLAETE comes from the coding sequence GTGGCGAAGAACCAGAACACGTTCTCATCCCTGACGGCCCTGCGCCGCCGGCTCGCCGGCCGGGCCGCGCACGCGGGCTGGCGCTGGGTGCAGCGGGCCGGCGCGGTCACCGCGCAGACCCCGGGAGGGCTGCGCTTCGGCGCGATCGGGCACGGTACGCGGCTCGCCTTCCCGCAGGGCACGGTCTTCGGTGCGCCCTGGATCAGGCTCGGCGACCACTGCATCATCGGTGAACAGGTCACGCTCACCGCCGGCATGATGCCCGACCTCGACCTCGGCGCCGAGCCGGTGCTCGTGCTCGGCAACGGCGTGGTCATCGGCCGGGACAGCCACGTCATCGCCGACACCCGGATCACGATCGGCAACGACACCTTCTGCGGTCCCGGGGTGTACATCACCTCCACCAACCACAGCTACGACGACCCGCACCAGCCCGTCGGCAAGCAGTGGCCGCGCAGCGCCCCGGTGGAGATCGGCCCGGGCTGCTGGCTGGGCACCGGATCGGTGATCCTGCCCGGGGCGCGGCTGGGCCGCAACGTCGTGGTGGCCGCGGGGGCCGTCGTACGGGGCGAGGTGCCGGACCACGCCGTGGTGGCGGGGGCGCCGGCGCGGATCGTACGCCGCTGGGAGCCCGGGACCGGCTGGCAGCCGCCGCTGCGGACCCCGGCGCCGGTGCCGATCCCCGACGGGGTGACGCCGGAGCAGCTGCGCGCGCTGGCGGACCTGTCGGACCTGGCGGAGACGGAGTGA
- a CDS encoding gamma carbonic anhydrase family protein, whose product MTQQAAQALVAGVGGKNPEIDPTAFTAPTSVVVGDVRLGAGASIWYSAVLRADCGPITLGADSNVQDNCTVHVDPGFPVSIGERVSIGHNAVVHGCTVEDDCLIGMGATVLNGAVIGAGSLVAAQALVPQGMVVPPGSLVAGVPAKVRRQLTDEEREGIKVNALMYTELAEQHRASVTPDA is encoded by the coding sequence ATGACGCAGCAGGCGGCCCAGGCACTCGTGGCGGGTGTCGGCGGGAAGAACCCCGAGATCGACCCCACGGCGTTCACCGCTCCCACCTCCGTCGTGGTCGGGGACGTGCGCCTCGGCGCGGGTGCGAGCATCTGGTACTCGGCGGTGCTCCGCGCGGACTGCGGTCCGATCACCCTGGGCGCCGACAGCAACGTGCAGGACAACTGCACCGTGCACGTGGACCCCGGCTTCCCCGTCTCCATCGGCGAACGCGTCTCCATCGGCCACAACGCCGTGGTGCACGGCTGCACGGTCGAGGACGACTGCCTGATCGGGATGGGAGCGACGGTCCTGAACGGCGCGGTGATCGGCGCCGGCTCGCTGGTGGCGGCCCAGGCGCTGGTCCCGCAGGGCATGGTCGTCCCGCCCGGCTCGCTGGTGGCGGGTGTCCCGGCGAAGGTACGGCGCCAGCTGACCGACGAGGAGCGCGAGGGCATCAAGGTCAACGCCCTCATGTACACCGAGCTGGCCGAGCAGCACCGCGCCTCGGTGACCCCGGACGCGTGA
- a CDS encoding DedA family protein, with protein MHIQEWLETIPAVSIYLLVGLVIGVESLGIPLPGEIVLVSAALLASQQGHIDPVVLGICATTGAIVGDSIGYAIGRKGGKPLLERLGRRFPKHFGPDQVAVAERSFDKWGMWAVFFGRFVALLRIFAGPLAGVLHMPYWRFLIANVLGGILWAGGTTAVIYSIGIVAEPWLKGFSWVALAVALLFGLGVTMVVRGRMKKAAAAARTEGAEVPEQASAAPAVLKD; from the coding sequence GTGCACATCCAGGAATGGCTGGAGACGATTCCGGCGGTCAGCATCTACCTCCTGGTGGGGCTCGTCATCGGGGTGGAAAGCCTCGGGATCCCACTGCCGGGAGAGATCGTCCTGGTCAGCGCCGCACTGCTGGCCTCGCAGCAGGGACACATCGACCCCGTGGTGCTCGGCATCTGCGCGACGACCGGCGCCATCGTGGGCGACTCCATCGGCTACGCGATCGGGCGCAAGGGCGGAAAGCCGCTGCTGGAACGGCTGGGACGGCGCTTCCCCAAGCACTTCGGGCCGGACCAGGTGGCCGTGGCGGAGCGCTCCTTCGACAAATGGGGCATGTGGGCCGTCTTCTTCGGGCGGTTCGTGGCGCTGCTGCGGATCTTCGCCGGTCCGCTGGCGGGCGTACTGCACATGCCGTACTGGCGGTTCCTGATCGCGAACGTGCTCGGCGGGATCCTGTGGGCGGGCGGGACGACGGCCGTCATCTACTCGATCGGGATCGTGGCCGAGCCGTGGCTCAAGGGGTTCTCGTGGGTGGCCCTGGCAGTGGCCCTGCTCTTCGGGCTCGGAGTGACGATGGTGGTCCGCGGGCGGATGAAGAAGGCGGCCGCGGCGGCACGCACCGAGGGCGCCGAGGTCCCGGAGCAGGCTTCGGCCGCTCCGGCCGTACTCAAGGACTGA
- a CDS encoding beta-glucosidase family protein, with the protein MSEAVSRRRAMRLLGAAGVALGVAGCVPAPPPGAQPRKAAAAAAGAGGSARIDALLAKLTLEEKTVLLHGGPDPEPLGQAGYVPGIARLGIPALRLADGPAGVRVAGPATALPAPVLLASAFDPALAREYGRVIGREGRALGQDVLLSPMVNLIRTPYAGRNFETFSEDPKLTADLVAEVVRGIQDEGLIATVKHFALNNQETGRDTVDVIAAEQTLHETELRGFEAAVAAGAGAVMGAYNKVNGVYACESKPLLDELLRGRWGFDGWVMSDWDATHSTVASIGAGLDMEMPAGTHYGAPLREAVRGGSVHESAVDLAVRRILATMDRFGLLAEHPAARPARDAAAGAATARRVAAAGAVLLRNERATLPLAGAAARSIAVIGPTGRTPFVSGGGSAHVVPDAAGAPVDEIRRRAGSGAHVSYALGEDLYGRPLPVGLLTPAAGPDERKVDAGRTWGYEGTFRLAADDEWTLLVHYTGTRPGVRLDGEELFPVRQGVAEQFAGGLLGAAPDGFSVRRRTLALKAGEHRLAVFAEGGPKGQRLRLRHTTKATRAADLADAVRAAKAARSVVLFAYEDATEGSDRTSLALPGGQAALIEAVAAANPRTTVVLNTSSGTTMPWLPRTGAVLQMYYPGQEGAGATADVLFGDVDPGGRLTQTFPADERVTPVGGDPMRYPGVGGRQEYSEGVHVGHRWYDAQRVAPLFAFGHGLSYTSWEYEKLVVRRGGAHGRSGGLRVEFTVRNTGRRKGTEVAQVYVGPSPELTLQQPVRTLAGYRRLTLGPGRAQRVSLDIDARTLSSWDPERDAWVLGTGRREVFAGRSSRELPLRAKAVVATG; encoded by the coding sequence ATGAGCGAGGCCGTGTCCAGACGCCGTGCGATGCGCCTCCTCGGGGCGGCCGGCGTCGCACTTGGGGTGGCCGGCTGCGTACCGGCCCCGCCGCCCGGCGCGCAGCCCCGTAAGGCCGCCGCCGCGGCGGCCGGGGCCGGCGGCTCCGCCCGGATCGACGCGCTCCTGGCGAAGCTCACCCTGGAGGAGAAGACCGTCCTGCTGCACGGCGGCCCGGACCCGGAGCCGCTCGGCCAGGCCGGCTACGTGCCGGGCATCGCCCGCCTAGGCATCCCCGCACTGCGCCTCGCCGACGGTCCGGCCGGAGTCCGCGTCGCCGGACCCGCCACCGCGCTGCCCGCGCCCGTACTGCTCGCCTCCGCCTTCGACCCGGCGCTCGCCCGCGAGTACGGCAGGGTCATCGGCCGCGAGGGCCGCGCGCTCGGCCAGGACGTCCTGCTCTCGCCGATGGTCAACCTGATCCGCACCCCGTACGCCGGACGGAACTTCGAGACGTTCTCGGAGGATCCGAAGCTGACGGCCGACCTGGTCGCCGAGGTCGTCCGCGGCATCCAGGACGAGGGGCTCATCGCCACCGTCAAGCACTTCGCGCTCAACAACCAGGAGACGGGCCGCGACACCGTCGACGTGATCGCCGCCGAACAGACCCTCCACGAGACGGAGCTACGGGGCTTCGAGGCCGCCGTGGCCGCCGGCGCGGGCGCCGTGATGGGCGCCTACAACAAGGTCAACGGCGTCTACGCCTGCGAGAGCAAGCCACTCCTCGACGAACTGCTGCGCGGCCGCTGGGGATTCGACGGCTGGGTGATGTCCGACTGGGACGCCACCCACAGCACCGTCGCCTCGATCGGCGCCGGCCTCGACATGGAGATGCCCGCCGGCACCCACTACGGCGCCCCGCTGCGCGAGGCGGTGCGCGGCGGCTCCGTCCACGAGAGCGCGGTCGACCTCGCGGTCCGCCGGATCCTGGCCACGATGGACCGCTTCGGACTGCTCGCGGAGCACCCCGCCGCCCGGCCCGCCCGGGACGCCGCCGCCGGAGCGGCGACCGCCCGCCGCGTCGCCGCCGCCGGCGCGGTCCTGCTGCGCAACGAGCGCGCCACCCTGCCGCTGGCGGGGGCCGCGGCCCGCTCGATCGCCGTCATCGGCCCCACCGGCCGGACCCCCTTCGTCAGCGGCGGCGGCAGCGCCCACGTGGTTCCGGACGCGGCCGGCGCCCCGGTCGACGAGATCCGGCGGCGGGCCGGGAGCGGCGCCCACGTGAGCTACGCACTCGGCGAGGACCTGTACGGGCGCCCGCTCCCGGTCGGGCTGCTGACGCCCGCCGCCGGCCCCGACGAGCGGAAGGTGGACGCCGGCCGCACCTGGGGCTACGAGGGAACCTTCCGGCTGGCGGCGGACGACGAATGGACCCTGCTGGTCCACTACACCGGCACAAGGCCGGGGGTCCGGCTCGACGGGGAGGAGCTCTTCCCCGTGCGCCAGGGGGTGGCCGAGCAATTCGCCGGCGGACTCCTGGGCGCCGCGCCCGACGGGTTCAGCGTCCGGCGGCGCACCCTCGCGCTCAAGGCGGGCGAACACCGGCTCGCCGTCTTCGCCGAGGGCGGGCCGAAGGGGCAGCGGCTGCGCCTGCGCCACACCACGAAGGCGACCCGGGCCGCCGACCTCGCCGATGCCGTCCGGGCCGCCAAGGCGGCCCGCAGCGTGGTGCTCTTCGCCTACGAGGACGCCACCGAGGGCAGCGACCGCACCTCCCTGGCGCTCCCGGGCGGCCAGGCGGCGCTGATCGAGGCGGTCGCCGCCGCCAATCCCCGCACCACCGTGGTGCTCAACACCTCCTCCGGCACGACGATGCCGTGGCTCCCGCGCACCGGAGCGGTCCTCCAGATGTACTACCCGGGCCAGGAGGGCGCCGGGGCCACCGCGGACGTGCTGTTCGGCGACGTGGATCCGGGCGGCCGCCTCACCCAGACCTTTCCGGCCGACGAGCGCGTGACCCCGGTCGGCGGCGACCCCATGCGCTATCCGGGGGTGGGTGGGCGGCAGGAGTACTCCGAGGGCGTCCACGTCGGCCACCGCTGGTACGACGCGCAGCGGGTGGCGCCGCTGTTCGCCTTCGGGCACGGGCTCTCGTACACGAGCTGGGAGTACGAGAAACTGGTGGTCCGGCGCGGCGGTGCCCACGGACGGAGCGGCGGGCTGCGCGTGGAGTTCACGGTCCGCAACACCGGACGTCGCAAGGGCACCGAGGTGGCCCAGGTGTACGTCGGGCCGTCCCCGGAGCTGACGCTGCAGCAGCCGGTGCGAACCCTGGCCGGCTACCGGCGGCTCACGCTCGGGCCCGGCCGGGCGCAGCGGGTCTCCCTCGACATCGACGCGCGCACGCTGTCGTCCTGGGACCCGGAGCGGGACGCGTGGGTGCTGGGCACCGGACGGCGCGAAGTGTTCGCGGGCCGTTCCTCGCGCGAACTTCCGCTGAGGGCAAAGGCTGTGGTGGCGACCGGATAG
- a CDS encoding DUF2191 domain-containing protein, protein MVLAGIGSPQDAVEAVVRDYIERGHRTEARIQLQDEPRREADLGQPPPQG, encoded by the coding sequence ATGGTCCTCGCCGGGATCGGATCGCCCCAGGACGCGGTGGAGGCCGTCGTACGGGACTACATCGAGCGCGGCCATCGCACCGAGGCGCGGATCCAGCTCCAGGACGAGCCCCGCCGCGAGGCCGACCTCGGGCAGCCGCCGCCGCAGGGCTGA
- a CDS encoding DUF4442 domain-containing protein — translation MSAEQMNVGELLAATVPMAKTLNLQFLETTPERAVVRLPDQPDFHNHLGGPHAGAMFTLAESASGAIVLAAFGDQLSRAVPLAVKAEIGYKKLAKGVVTATATLGRPAAEVVAELDAGGRPEFPVTIAIQREDEAVTGEMVVVWTLRPNG, via the coding sequence ATGAGCGCAGAACAGATGAACGTGGGCGAACTGCTCGCCGCGACCGTGCCGATGGCCAAGACCCTGAACCTCCAGTTCCTGGAGACCACCCCCGAGCGCGCGGTCGTGCGGCTTCCGGACCAGCCCGACTTCCACAACCACCTCGGCGGCCCGCACGCCGGCGCCATGTTCACCCTCGCCGAGTCCGCGAGCGGTGCGATCGTCCTGGCCGCCTTCGGTGACCAGCTCTCGCGCGCCGTGCCCCTCGCGGTGAAGGCCGAGATCGGCTACAAGAAGCTCGCCAAGGGCGTCGTGACCGCCACCGCCACCCTCGGCCGTCCGGCCGCCGAGGTCGTCGCCGAACTCGACGCGGGCGGCCGCCCCGAGTTCCCCGTCACCATCGCCATCCAGCGCGAGGACGAGGCCGTGACGGGCGAGATGGTCGTCGTATGGACCCTGCGCCCCAACGGCTGA
- a CDS encoding MFS transporter — protein sequence MSSPPTNSPGTSRSSSSPRRRRPEWAGRNYTLLTGAAVVTNLGSHGALIAAAFAVLDAGGSGGDVGLVAAARTLPLVLFLLIGGAIADRIPRHRVMVAANALNCVSQAAFAVLVLAGDPQLWQMMLLTALCGTGTAFFNPAAEGMLLSSVSGEHANRAFALFRMAMNGAGIGGAALGGAMIATMGPGWVLAVDAAAFAVAGALRAFLDVGHVSDRAPGGGLLADLREGWVEFRSRPWLWSIVLQFSVVVAVVGAAEAVYGPLVARDRLGGPAPWGLALALFGLGTIGGAVLMMAWKPRRLLLVGTLCVFPLALPSAGLAVPLPVWGLCAVMFVSGAAIEVFGVSWMTTMHQEIPEEKFSRVSAYDWFGSVSMLPLATAVAGPVESAIGRTPALWSCAALVVTVTAAVLLVPDVRHMTRKPPRTTKSGPAQSSPAECGPAQSSTGTGTGTGTGTDRTATTLSRG from the coding sequence GTGAGCTCTCCCCCCACCAACTCCCCCGGTACGTCCCGTTCATCCTCCTCCCCCCGGCGCCGCCGGCCGGAGTGGGCGGGCCGCAACTACACCCTGCTGACGGGTGCGGCGGTCGTCACGAACCTCGGAAGCCACGGAGCGCTCATCGCGGCCGCCTTCGCGGTGCTCGACGCCGGCGGCTCCGGCGGCGACGTCGGTCTGGTGGCCGCCGCCCGCACCCTGCCGCTCGTCCTCTTCCTGCTCATCGGCGGGGCCATCGCCGACCGGATACCCCGGCACCGCGTCATGGTCGCGGCCAATGCCCTGAACTGTGTCTCGCAGGCCGCCTTCGCCGTCCTCGTCCTGGCCGGCGACCCGCAGCTGTGGCAGATGATGCTGCTCACCGCGCTGTGCGGCACCGGCACGGCCTTCTTCAACCCGGCCGCCGAGGGCATGCTCCTCTCCAGCGTCTCCGGCGAGCACGCCAACCGCGCCTTCGCCCTCTTCCGCATGGCGATGAACGGCGCCGGCATCGGCGGAGCGGCCCTCGGCGGAGCCATGATCGCCACGATGGGGCCCGGCTGGGTCCTCGCCGTGGACGCCGCCGCCTTCGCCGTCGCGGGAGCCCTGCGGGCCTTCCTCGACGTCGGCCACGTGTCCGACCGCGCTCCCGGCGGGGGCCTGCTCGCCGATCTGCGCGAGGGCTGGGTGGAGTTCAGGAGCCGCCCCTGGCTGTGGAGCATCGTGCTCCAGTTCTCCGTGGTCGTCGCGGTCGTCGGCGCCGCGGAGGCGGTCTACGGTCCTCTGGTCGCCCGGGACCGGCTGGGCGGCCCGGCACCCTGGGGCCTGGCCCTGGCCCTCTTCGGCCTCGGCACCATCGGCGGGGCCGTCCTGATGATGGCCTGGAAGCCACGCCGGCTGCTGCTGGTCGGCACCCTGTGCGTGTTCCCACTGGCGCTGCCCTCGGCGGGGCTGGCGGTGCCGCTGCCGGTGTGGGGCCTGTGCGCGGTGATGTTCGTGAGCGGCGCGGCCATCGAGGTGTTCGGCGTGAGCTGGATGACGACGATGCACCAGGAGATCCCGGAGGAGAAGTTCTCCCGGGTGTCCGCCTACGACTGGTTCGGCTCGGTCTCGATGCTCCCCCTGGCCACGGCGGTGGCCGGCCCGGTCGAATCCGCCATCGGCCGCACCCCGGCCCTCTGGTCCTGCGCGGCCCTGGTGGTCACGGTGACAGCAGCCGTCCTCCTGGTCCCGGACGTCCGCCACATGACCCGCAAACCACCCCGCACGACCAAATCCGGACCCGCCCAATCCAGCCCCGCCGAATGCGGGCCCGCTCAGTCCAGCACCGGCACCGGCACCGGCACCGGCACCGGCACGGACCGGACCGCCACCACCCTCAGCCGAGGCTGA
- a CDS encoding spermidine synthase — protein MPDIDRERAWLLTVDGAPQSYVDLDDPEHLEFEYVRRLAHVLDCVGEPGAGLDLLHLGGGALTLPRYAAVTRPGSRQDVVEFDAGLVALVGEFLPVVAGSGITVHTADARTWLAAAPGASADVVVADVFGGSRVPASLTSVEYAREVARVLRPGGVYVANLADGAPFDFLRGQLANFGAVFGELALVAEPGVLRGRRFGNAVLLASERELPVAGLSRVCAGDAFPARVEAGVALARLVRGAVPVSDADAVASPEPPAGAFSLG, from the coding sequence ATGCCGGACATCGACCGGGAGCGGGCCTGGCTGCTCACCGTGGACGGGGCGCCGCAGTCGTACGTGGACCTCGACGACCCGGAGCACCTGGAGTTCGAGTACGTGCGCCGGCTCGCGCACGTACTGGACTGTGTGGGCGAGCCGGGCGCCGGGCTGGACCTGCTGCACCTGGGCGGTGGCGCACTGACGCTGCCCCGGTACGCGGCGGTGACCCGGCCGGGGTCGCGGCAGGACGTGGTCGAGTTCGACGCCGGCCTGGTGGCGCTGGTCGGGGAGTTCCTGCCGGTGGTGGCGGGGAGCGGGATCACCGTGCACACGGCCGACGCGCGGACCTGGCTGGCGGCGGCGCCCGGCGCGAGCGCGGACGTGGTGGTGGCGGACGTCTTCGGGGGATCCCGTGTGCCGGCTTCGCTGACCTCGGTGGAGTACGCGCGGGAGGTGGCGCGGGTCCTGAGGCCGGGCGGGGTGTACGTGGCGAACCTCGCCGACGGGGCGCCGTTCGACTTCCTCCGGGGGCAGCTCGCGAACTTCGGGGCGGTGTTCGGGGAGCTGGCGCTGGTCGCGGAGCCGGGTGTGCTGCGGGGGCGGCGGTTCGGGAACGCGGTGCTGCTGGCTTCGGAGCGGGAGCTGCCGGTGGCGGGGCTCTCGCGGGTGTGCGCGGGGGACGCGTTTCCCGCCAGGGTGGAAGCGGGGGTGGCGCTGGCGCGGCTGGTGCGGGGGGCGGTGCCGGTGTCCGATGCCGATGCGGTGGCTTCGCCCGAGCCGCCGGCGGGGGCGTTCAGCCTCGGCTGA